ATACATAATAAGTAGACGCATATAGAGGGACCTCCCTACCTGTACCTACAATGAAAGGTAAGAAATACGATCCAGAGTTCCAGATTCGATGTGTTGTTGATGACTAGTCGCGAATTTATTTGCCATACACCCGCGCgcttgagactccattggagttGCGTCTATATAGGCTAAGGTGGAAGCTTACCCTGATGGTGAACTTCTTTCTTAATCTTTGTACCTCCCTCTTTATGTGAATACTACTTATTATTTTCTAGTTTTAAGACATTTGATCCCTTTACACGAAGGAGAAATTTTTCTAGCAACATTAAACAATATTCCTTTTAATTTCAGGAATTCCTCGGCCTCAAACGAGTGATAACCGAGAAGCATTTCTACTTCAACTCCTCCAAAGGCTTCCCCTGCCTCCTGAAGTCAGAGAGCCGTTCCACTCCCCACTGTTTAGGCAAGACCAAGGGCCGGAGCCACCCCCATATCAACCCCGCCACCATAGAAACTCTAAGGGAATTCTACAGGCCCTTCAATGAGAAGTTTTACGAATTATCTGGTATAAATTTTGGATGGCCTTGATGTGTTGTGATGTAGGCTATTGCCTGGGTATTAAGGTACTTTGTTCCTAATTTAGTAACGATATCATTTTAATGTAGCTGCAGTTACGATGTGAGCATGGAATAATGCAACAACAACAGAAGTGTAGTCGAAGTGAGAAAACTGATTTTTGACAGTACAAATACAAAGTACAGTTAAAATACAAAAGGTATTAGATATTACCTTAGGTAGGTCATCAGTAATAGGTAAGTATGGCAAATAAGCCCACCGATCTTTGGATTTTGCTTTGAGAGTAAGTAGCACAAGATATTATGTGAGCTTTTTGAGATAGGGAACTATTACAATAAGAGTTACTTTGGTTCTTGTTCCAATTTAGGAACAAGACCATAGAGTAGTCAaatctattaattttattgcataATTACTTAGGGTAAACCTTATATAAGACCTATAATTAGTTAACTATTCGAATTTGAAACGGCTAGTAAGAAAAAAAACTTCCATTTTGTAAAGGTTTGTAGTTGGAGAATCGAATGGGTTAGCAATAAATTATGATAAACAATTACCTACTCTAGTTTCCAGGAAAATACAGTACctaattaaccttttgaacgccacagacggcatttgacgtcaacgcaaaatcgtgacgactccaaagacggcattttgcgtcgatcgttttttgatgaaaatctactgaaaaacacccgacttttaggttggcattgtTTATTcgcaaaactaaattttacccccgtggcgtcagtggcacggcaaattaatgcgccgtttggcgttcaaaaggttaaggcctgtgcacaccgccTTGCgactgcgtgacgtgcgcgtgcgctaaaatgttagggctcctctacacgatggcccagcgccggccactccaagggacgcagccatgcggtagaatcaaatagcaatatcacttgctccctctaacgcataaatgcgtcccttggagtggccggcgctgggccatcgtgtagaggagccattagagccgcacacgcaagcggtgtgccgtctctcataatgATCAGAGGGGCTAGCGGGAAAACcgaaatttgcaaattgcggggatctttctcttttactccaatgaaggcgtaactagagtgacagagaaaaatgcccgcaatttgcgaacttcgattctcgcggttatagccctgtatacgtattacaacgccgcacgcgcacatggacgtcacgcacacgcagccggtgtggacAGGCCTTTAATGTGTTTTTCCTTAAGAAAGCATTTTGGACTATATTTAGGTAGCTCATTCCtagttcttaaaataaaataaatcgatAATAACATGGATTCCTACTGTCGTTCCATTTTAAGTACTTTATACacgtttaattataattttgagTACCTATAAAGCAACTTTTTGTGATACCCAGAATTATCAGTTTGAAAGCACAAATCACTTATTACTTGATATTActattacttttaatttaatatatttaaaagttTACTAGTAAATTACtagtaatttaatatatttaaaagatcataatttaataataaaatagttaCTAAAGCAATTTTGTTCCTCGAGTGCAATACCTACCGGTAATTAACAGTATTATTATAGTGTTATGCATCATATGCCATTAGTTTTAGTGTTATTCATATTATTTTAAGGCAtaattttatagtaggtatataggCTTCCTAAATAACTTTGCCTCACTTCAACTTGATCTGCCTCATTAGTTAAATTAAGTAGTTTACTACTATGTAGTTTTTCTTTTGCTTTATGGTTGTGTTAGTACTTATTATAGCATCGTAAGTCCCAGCGTACGTGTACAAGTACAAAAAACTAAATTCAGGTTTTGAACTCacaaagaaataaaagaaagatcCTAGTTTCTAAAGCGCAATAATTGGcctgggtcttacgaggatGGGAAAATTACTTTAAGGTCGTGATTTAcaggtgtttttttttctgaacaTCTATTAGGATTGGACGTAGTTCTGCAAATGGGAACAAACCCATACTAAAATATCCATTCAAAATAATTACTTCATGCTTTAATAACACTAaaattcgattttttttattgtggggTTCCCGTTTGCAAAATTACGTCCAATTAAGAAAAGTTCAAATATTGTCAATGTATACCTCTAGTATAATTGTATCAAGCATTAAGCCACCTAAGATTCATTTTATTTAGTCTTGGATTATCGGCATACTCGATGCGCGATCATCCatttagtaataaaaaaaaccttattcaTTACAACGAAAATTTGATAAGCTAGTTCAGAGACAAGTAATTAATAAAGACCTCAATCCCATAAGTATGTACAAAGTCGCGTTCATTTTACACCTGTTGCTTATGTACTTGCTATTGGACCTTATTAGGTTTGCGAATATTTTGCCAGTTAACAGTGGACCTTAGTGCTGTACTGGTCTTATATATTTACTTGTCTATTACGATTTGTAAACTTTTATAGTTAGTAAGATAGCTTGTAGTGTACACACTTAATTAGGACCTTGCACTAAGCCATCCGAAAACACGTGCCATTATAGTTGCTTAGATTACCATTTAAGAATAAAAGCTTTAATCTTTTTAGTTATCCATGGTACAGCGGTAGATATTATGTAAAATCCTACAAAGAATACCCTACATTGGGGTAACTATCGAAACATGCTTATACTACTTCACAGTTTATAGATACTTACTACAGCATTCGGTCGCGGTAGTCGTATAACCTAATAAATAGGAATTTACATATTTCTCATACAATTTTCTGCAGAGCTTTGATTTGGGCTACATTTAGTAGACGTACATACTCGTACGTATgtcaaattttataaaaaattaagCCTACAAAAGTTCCTATTTTAGCCATGCACCCCAGAAATCCAGAACTCCTGTCATCAGAAATAAAAATCTGCGAAGGTGTATTTACTACCGAAGCTATCAGTTGTCAAAGTAACCCCATATTTCGAAGTTACCCCATTAACGATACAAACTTATCTGCTGTTACTATGCCTTTGCCGTATACTGAaataaaagatttaataaaatcaaCAGTTTTATTATATTCCCTTTTATAAAATTAACTTACGGTAGGTTGTTACTGGGTAAATAAATCGGCAAATCAACTGGGTTCATCTGAAGATACGCGATTGAAGATGTTCCTACTATAGCGAACAGAATTACAACATCATCGTCGTATTTCGAGTGGAGCGTAGCGAACTCCACGCCAGATGGAAATGTAGATGATTCCCTGAAAGCAATATAAATTGTTCTGTAAAGTGTGTATAAAGCCTCGtatcgcgcggcaaaccatcgaacattggctcgcgcggcagcccggtatccattgcgcgcggctgccgcgcgagccaatgttcgatggtttgccgcgcgatatggagacgggGCTTTAAATGAGCATGATTATATAGTTCAAAGATTGCTTCCTTCATCCGAGAAGTTACATAGtccttttcacgactactgttGGTACTTATGGAACTCTAAAAActatcatacttatttatttagattCCATTCACTTATACGTTTTTCATAGCAACCTGTGTGAGCATTCACAGAAAAGAGGGGATAGAATACGGTCGCGCTAccctgccacgcatacggtagttttactccatgttcgagtcgaaagtgtcttcgtgtgacatccgtgtctttgaacggaccaatcacggcacgggacttcgctcacctcgtcccgcgcacccacgcttttttggcatcatcagttgcatgaaataattgctctaaactcggcctagctagaggattcctagtctatgtataCGGCTCATCAATGAAATTGTCCTGTATATTATAGTCCTAGCCATAACATAACTTAGGCTAAAAAAATACTCACTCAATACAGATCACCCTGAAGTGTGGTGTTGGTTTCTTGGTTTTCTTAAAGTTGGCCACATCTCTGTTGTAGACATCGAAATGTAAACTAAGGCTGCATTCTCCTTCAACATCTGTTGCTGTCTTTATGATACTCAACTTCTTCAACACATTACGAAGGTCCGTGCAGTCTTCGGGTTTTACTATAGAATCTAGTTTGATGTTCTCGTTTTGAGAATGAGCTTCGTATTTTAGAGCTGCTTCTTTACATGAATGCCAATATGCTATTTTTGCCTCCAGCCAGCTATTGAATTTTACAGGTTGACTTTTTATGAATTGGTAAAGAAATTCTTCACTTTGGTCCATTTGATTCCTAATTTCGCTTCTAAGAGGCACTTCTGCTCTACCAAAATCGTCTTCACTTGGCAACCAATATTTACTAAACATCTTTTTCAAATGCTCACTATATTGAAACTTCTTTTTTAATGATATTCTACAATTTTCACTCACTACGTCCTGTGAACTTTTGGCTGGGCTCTGTTTCTCCGAGAGTTGCTTCAGAATGTAAAAAGGGTTTCTCAGCTTTCTACTTTTTCGTGGTTTTGAAGTATCTTCCGTAGAGATCTGAATTTCTTCAACAGCACCATCTGAGTCAGATGATGACGCAATAACTATACGTCTTCTATCAATGATATCATAATTTGAATCGAAGTAAACGTCAGCATTATAAGATTTGTTAAAagttttgacaacattcgaaaatGCTCTTTTATGCCGCGTTGTAAGTAATTTTTTAGCTTCAAGATCTTTAATCTTGACTGCAAATTGTTTCAAGGAATTGAAATTCTCATCATATGACTCCATCTCTTCTCTCTTTTTCTTTCTTGAACTAGACTGATCATCATCATCCAAGTAAATTGTCTCCAGGATTATTTCATTTTCTACTATATCCAGTTGGGCTGTGAGTTCTATTCTCGCTTTGTACCTTACGTTGTAAGTGTCTATCAGTCTTTGCAAGGCCTGAATATTCTGTTCTTGCCTATTCCCTGATGCTACTAAACTTTTTAACTTTAAAGCCAGCTTTTTAATGGATTCCAAGTGGTATTTTTTGGGATTTTCCAGTTTTCTTTTTCTTGCTCTTCTTGAATCTGCATTTTCGAGATTAGGAATCATTGAACGGGAAGGGATGCACCTAAACATAGGCTGCATTCTTGGTAGGAATTGAAACCTGAAAGGCAAGCTAGTAAAAAACGGTCTTTGGTAGGACCATTGGTATTGATTCCAGTACGTGTATGGTCGAAACTGTGGTGTTTGTTGAGGAAATCTCATATTAGGGAAGAATTGTGGATTAAAATGAATCTGGGTACTTCCGGAGAAAGCACCCCCTATTCTTCTCACATGCTGTTCATTAGCTTCATCAGAAACACTGTATGTTCGGGTACTAGATGGTGCTGGAGTTACAGATTTCAGcttcaaattttctaaattcAAAACATAGGCAGTATTGTTTAGGTACACATTTCTTGGTATAAGTTGTTCATCTGGAGCCTTGACGGTAACAATCTGTTTTTGATAAAAATCAGGCAAGTTTTCAGTAATGCAATGATCAACCATAACTGGGTTACTGGGTTTCAACTCTCTACAGGTcaatatttctattttattttgtataataacTGCAGAACTACTATTAACAATCTCTTCACTTATTTCAACATCGTTTTCTTTAATTTCTTTGAAgtcatcatcacacaaataaacacTTGAGCTTACTTTGCTTTCATCTGTATAACAACTTTCCATACATATAATTTCACAGTCATCCGACTTGGAGTTTTCTTTAATGTCTACTAATGAACTTTGTTCATCACTAGATTCAATATTTTGAACTATATCTTTACTGCTTACAATACATTCTTCAGTCTTATATCCTGTTTTTATATTCTCTGTATGGTCTTTTAGTTTATCAGATCCTTCAATGATATcatttttatctgtattttccAGATTTAAACTGTTAGTTATTTGACAGTCAGCAATGTTATCAGTTTGTTCAGCATAATCCTCTTCCATTTTCTGATCCATTTCTTCACTTTTCTCCCGTTTCTCAATGATATCAGGTACTTCACATGTATGTTCACTACTAATAGATTTTATTACTTTCTCTGTACCTTCGATATTCTCATTAGTATCACCTCTTTCATTAATTGAAATATCAGACATATGGCAGTCAGTAATTTCATCAGCTACTTTTGCAAAAATTTCTTCTTTTTTATTATCCAAGGTTTTATTGTCCTTCTGTTCTTCTGTGATAACAGTTACTTCACATACTTGACCACTACTTGATAAAAGTTCTGGTGGGTTTGCAATTTCCGTATTTTCCCTTGTTTGATCATTTGAAGCGTCATTCATCTGACAGTCAGCAATTCGATCATTTTCTTTTACGCAAAGTTCCTGCTTGTCTTGATCCATAGCTATATTTTCTTCATCTCTACCCTTCAATTCTCCAGTGATAGCAATTACTTTAATTGTTTCATCACTTTCTAATTTACCTGTATCATCTTTTATTTCAGCATTTTTAGTACTATCACTATTTTCATCATTAGAAATGTTTCTCATTTGGCAGTctgttatttcatttattttgtttgcaCCATCTCCTTCTGTGTTTTCATTCATACTCTTAGTTTCTACATTTTCCTTACTGGTATTTGTTACTTGACATGTTTTCTCACTACTTGATGAGTCTTGTACTTTATCTTCAGCTTCAACATTTTCAGAATCATTAGCTTTAACATAAGTGTGTCTTAACACCTTGTATCCCAGTCTACTCAGTGATGCATATACTTTATATTGAATTAGTGAGTTATTATCCTTCAAAAGTAAGGAATATGCTTGCTGTATTGATACCGTGACATCATTATACTTCAACTGAAGGCAACTctgtaacaaataaaataaatatcatgatATAGGAGCTTGAACCGCACATCCTCACAAGAATAAGTTAAGTCTCAGTTAATAAACAATGCATGGACTCGGCAGCTTTACATTGCACTTGTTGAgcatagtagtagtaaactcgcTATAGTAAGGAGGACTGCAACctgactgcaatttgtatgggaactgcacacTGAccttgcagttggcgtgcagttcccatacaaactGCAGTTAGGTTGCAGTCCATCT
The sequence above is a segment of the Cydia fagiglandana chromosome 9, ilCydFagi1.1, whole genome shotgun sequence genome. Coding sequences within it:
- the LOC134667483 gene encoding uncharacterized protein LOC134667483, giving the protein MDKFKMLSGEELVIQGAKKVNSSLPELGLKDVIPNGSWLEQKQIQSSLEARRHIIEVERVEKCGTLSQADWNDELQLAEVTKNTGGHWQYIGHNIGRQLYLYPEEALYLMEVSCLQLKYNDVTVSIQQAYSLLLKDNNSLIQYKVYASLSRLGYKVLRHTYVKANDSENVEAEDKVQDSSSSEKTCQVTNTSKENVETKSMNENTEGDGANKINEITDCQMRNISNDENSDSTKNAEIKDDTGKLESDETIKVIAITGELKGRDEENIAMDQDKQELCVKENDRIADCQMNDASNDQTRENTEIANPPELLSSSGQVCEVTVITEEQKDNKTLDNKKEEIFAKVADEITDCHMSDISINERGDTNENIEGTEKVIKSISSEHTCEVPDIIEKREKSEEMDQKMEEDYAEQTDNIADCQITNSLNLENTDKNDIIEGSDKLKDHTENIKTGYKTEECIVSSKDIVQNIESSDEQSSLVDIKENSKSDDCEIICMESCYTDESKVSSSVYLCDDDFKEIKENDVEISEEIVNSSSAVIIQNKIEILTCRELKPSNPVMVDHCITENLPDFYQKQIVTVKAPDEQLIPRNVYLNNTAYVLNLENLKLKSVTPAPSSTRTYSVSDEANEQHVRRIGGAFSGSTQIHFNPQFFPNMRFPQQTPQFRPYTYWNQYQWSYQRPFFTSLPFRFQFLPRMQPMFRCIPSRSMIPNLENADSRRARKRKLENPKKYHLESIKKLALKLKSLVASGNRQEQNIQALQRLIDTYNVRYKARIELTAQLDIVENEIILETIYLDDDDQSSSRKKKREEMESYDENFNSLKQFAVKIKDLEAKKLLTTRHKRAFSNVVKTFNKSYNADVYFDSNYDIIDRRRIVIASSSDSDGAVEEIQISTEDTSKPRKSRKLRNPFYILKQLSEKQSPAKSSQDVVSENCRISLKKKFQYSEHLKKMFSKYWLPSEDDFGRAEVPLRSEIRNQMDQSEEFLYQFIKSQPVKFNSWLEAKIAYWHSCKEAALKYEAHSQNENIKLDSIVKPEDCTDLRNVLKKLSIIKTATDVEGECSLSLHFDVYNRDVANFKKTKKPTPHFRVICIEESSTFPSGVEFATLHSKYDDDVVILFAIVGTSSIAYLQMNPVDLPIYLPSNNLP